Sequence from the Mytilus galloprovincialis chromosome 13, xbMytGall1.hap1.1, whole genome shotgun sequence genome:
ctccgtgttgaaaaccttactttgacctataatggtttacttttaaaattgtagttgtctaattggcactccttccacatcttcttatatcttttgcAAGCTaccaagacaaaaaaaaaacacaaatattaaacCAATATTCTgctatacatgtaattataattGGCAATGTTCTTTTTATAGGGCGTAACAGAACACAACTGGTAATGAACAGCTTTATACGGGGCTATGCCACTTGTATCAACGATGTATCTACTAGTCTGTCTGCCAATCACATCACCAATGACGTCAGATCTTCAGTATCCAATCACCTAGCAACAAGTTATAGCACCATGACAACAGGACTACAGACACACGAGCCACATGCCTCCATTTATAGTTCTGACCGATTAGCTACAAGCACACCTTACAGTAATTTATCAACCAAAGAAAGCCACCCATACCAGCTATTATCACCAATAATTGACACAAATCCACAGTACTCCTCATCATGTGACACCTTAAGCTGCAATGATTGGTCCTCTACATATTCAGCCTCACCTTCAGTTTCCCCAACCTTGCATTCACCTTCAGATTCAGGAGTTGATGGTTCAACTGGTGACAACTCTGTTTGGCGACCATGGTAACAACAGCCATTTTGTACAAAGACATATTTGTAATTagactttttttaaacaaattggtgcatgataatttatttgtatagtgctatattataaatgttaaacatgataaattaataataatgtATGTTAACTTATCTGCCTTTTCattcattatgaaataaaatagtaAGTTAAGAATCATGATAGTTATTAGTTATTTCTTGTCAGTCAAAATCAGTACCTCAACAAGGTAAACAAGTCTATGGTGCACAGAGAGTAACTTACTGATATCCTcagaaaattacaaattaaaaagaataaccAGTCTTACATTTTTCTTAGACACAATAGCCTAGCTAGCTTAAACAGTAACAAATGTAACCTTGACTAATTGATTGTTTGCATAAAAAGGCACATGTAACGTGTATATTTATAACAACACACTCTCTTCTTCTTTGTGGACCAtttattttatgttgatagttcaAGAAATAAAGCTTTACTTCATGTTTCACATAGACTTaaatgatccaagaaaatgaggtcaaagtaaAATAAACTAAAccggaaatacatgtacaccttacaatcattccatacaccaaatataattgagcTAGTGCTTACAGTTTCTTAGAATAGAACTTAACCAGGAAAactcaacattgaccaatgaaccatgaaaatgaggtcaaggtcagatgaactttgccagacagacatgtactgctaacaattattccatacaacaaatatagttgacttattgcttatagtttaagaaaaacagaccaaaacacgaCAACTTACCACTGagcaatgaacaatgaaaatgaggtcaagatcaaattAAAACCTGGGAGATTGACAtgttcatcataaaatatttcaatacaccaaatatagttgacctattgcatatagtactaCAAAACAAGAGCAAAACTCAAAATCTTacctttgaccactgaaccatgaaaatgaggtcaaggtcagatgacacctgccagctagacatgtgcaccttaaaatcattccattcaccaaatatactAGTAGTAGACCTATGGCATaatgtataagaaaaacagacaaaaacacaaaaactttacaaccactgaaccatgaaaatgaggtcaaggtcagatgacacctgccagttggacatgtacaccttacagttcttctatacaccaaatatactagccctttTGCTAatagatatggacttgaccaccaaaacttaaccttgttcactgatcaatgaaatgaggatgaggtcaagtgaaaactgtgtgACAgtcatgaagaccttgcaaggtacacacatatcaaatatagttatcctttttcTCATAATTAGAgggaaattaacattacaaaaaatcttaactttttttcaagtagtcactgaaccatgaaaatgatgtcaaagaCAATATACATGCgacagcctgtaattcagtggttgtcgtttgtgtatgtgcgacatatttgtttttccttcattcttttatataaataagggcgttagttttctcatttgaattgttttacattgccttatcggggccttttatagctgactatgcggtatgggctttgctcatttttgaaggccgtacggtgacctatagttgttaatgtctgtgtcattttggtctcttgtggacagttgtctcattggcaatcataccacatcttccttttttatagaaacttcataacatgacacatctatatacaaagtatgaagcatccaggtcttccaccttttaaaatataaagctttaagaAGTTAGGTAAAAACGCCAGTTACGCTGAAGGATCACCATCCCtttgttgagctttctgcaacaaaagtcacaGGCTCAACAATAAAATGAGATCAAAGTGAGATGCCAAGCAGACAtttatgttcagtggttgtaaTTTGTTTgtgtagttcataagtgtttcccaagttttatgtagattagacccTTGGTTTTTCTGAttaaatggttttacagtagTCATTTGTTGGGCCCGTTATAGCTTACTTTTTGGTGTGGGCAAACTTCTGTTTTGAAGACCTTCATGCAAGGCTATTCATACATGTGTATAGTAAACATTATTGATTGGGGTCAGCTGATACCTACCTTTAGCTGCAGGATTTTCTCACTGCGCTGAAGACTCATAGGTGGCCTTGGGTTGTTTTCTGCACTTTAGTCATGTTTTTGTCTCTTTACATCACCTTTGAATATGTGTCTTTATTGAGGTGATTGAATTTCAATTAGTCCCTAATAtatttcaaccaaatttattttatagcaaataaataaaatatgtggtTTATTTTTGTTGAGTACATAATTCATGAGATGAACTGCCATAGCCACAGCAGACTTGTGTTATCTTAGTTTGTTCAACACCATCAACCAGAACTACCTGTATATGTGTGTGCAGTAATAACTTAAGTCAAATATTAACTTTCAAACAGGTTTTTAATGTAAAAGTCTATTGCTTGAAAGCAATAATGTAAGttacaatttacaaaataaaatcattaaaacagaCTTTTAAAATAGATCAGTACTGTTACTGAAATTCCATTGGCTACAAAATTGACATGTGACATCTTAGTGATGTAAATACAAACTACATTGTAgtgttatttacatatatatattcatgcaCATACCAATAAGTTTTACATGTGGTGTTTTTATCTAAGCATGGAAGTTGCTTAGATCTACTTTAAACAATCATTTAATACAACTGTCTTGTACCAGTAAAACTTTTaacttatatttattgtttgaaaaacCTAAAGTGGTTCAAAAAAACAAGTCAAGGAATGACTTGAAAATAAATCTTAACTCagatttataagccaaaataaaGTTAGGTAAATGGGTCCCATCAATAAAAGACAGAAGTAACTCTGCATTTGGTTACGGACAGGTCAAATCACAGTTAGTAATCTATTTGTACCTGTatgtgttgaaataaaaaaagatgatttaaGTCACTTCATTAAATTGGTCATGTCCACCTATGAAATTATGGTTTTAATCatagatatgaaaaaagaaagagAATAAAATGTGCAACAATCAAATCATAAAGGTGTTACTCACCAAAAAGTATAAATcaaagttaaaagtttaaattaGAAGGTCACGTTGCCAAACAATATACAGTACagagatttttttaattatcaaaatcACTTTGCCTTCACAAAATATACCAGAAACTAACAAGATCCTCCAAGATATGTAACGGAAAACTTAGGGTCATTATTTAATTTCATGTATGTAAAgaattctttcaattttaataagaATTCTGGTTTTTA
This genomic interval carries:
- the LOC143056351 gene encoding transcription factor HES-1-like yields the protein MNSKELQALKRKASKPLTEKRRRERINNRLSDLKTLVLRGTNKEDNVKLEKADIMEMTVRYIEDIQQKQTSEGRNRTQLVMNSFIRGYATCINDVSTSLSANHITNDVRSSVSNHLATSYSTMTTGLQTHEPHASIYSSDRLATSTPYSNLSTKESHPYQLLSPIIDTNPQYSSSCDTLSCNDWSSTYSASPSVSPTLHSPSDSGVDGSTGDNSVWRPW